The following coding sequences lie in one Thalassoglobus polymorphus genomic window:
- a CDS encoding riboflavin synthase — MFTGLVEGLATVESVIENGPGVDIAINPSGHLDEIESTKIGDSIAINGCCLTVIRIEQPQADQSLWVFQAGSETLSKTNLGTFKPGTAVNLERSLRPTDRMGGHFVQGHVDAIGHVDAVETEGEWTNIWFKVPAALTRQMVPKGSVTVDGVSLTLVNVEAERFSVALIPHTLEVTTLGNRSVGETVNIETDIIGKYMEKMLTGITEKDSAN; from the coding sequence ATGTTTACTGGATTAGTTGAAGGTTTGGCAACTGTTGAATCGGTGATAGAAAATGGCCCCGGTGTGGATATTGCCATTAATCCATCGGGCCATCTCGACGAAATCGAGTCGACAAAAATTGGTGATAGTATCGCCATCAACGGTTGTTGTTTGACAGTCATTCGTATTGAGCAGCCTCAAGCCGATCAAAGCTTGTGGGTTTTTCAGGCTGGCTCGGAAACGCTCTCGAAAACAAATCTCGGGACATTCAAACCGGGGACGGCTGTGAATCTTGAACGATCTCTTCGACCGACTGACCGGATGGGGGGGCACTTTGTTCAGGGGCATGTTGACGCAATCGGGCACGTTGATGCCGTTGAGACTGAAGGGGAATGGACGAATATCTGGTTCAAAGTTCCTGCAGCTCTGACTCGTCAAATGGTTCCTAAAGGATCAGTTACCGTTGATGGTGTATCGCTGACGTTAGTCAATGTGGAAGCGGAGAGATTTAGTGTCGCTCTCATTCCTCACACTCTCGAAGTGACGACTCTTGGAAATCGTTCCGTGGGGGAAACAGTCAATATCGAGACTGACATCATCGGGAAGTACATGGAAAAAATGTTGACAGGAATCACTGAAAAGGACTCCGCAAACTGA
- a CDS encoding vWA domain-containing protein: MSRPFDSFLTWYFDLPVNGEEGGIQRLWRLEAAWNWQTAHVLILAACLLWVGIWLVNVMARHQSRLVRVFLFSNRLLIIFLVALLILQVRLKTVAYGQPKLTLLVDTSGSMSLTDRYSAEDLKKLQSIGVSRPNRPRIEILKDFLTKNSNSWLDRAISRYELELLTFDSRLHLHQGKGPIPVAQRELLFKSVPERLSKFRATGATTDFVQTLDELARIQRDRPSAAIVLLSDGNPTAHSSSALVKTEKTFSRLRIPVYAVGIGSRRSTGDLAITRTDLEPVGFAGEDHPLTVSLEANQDVKVPVTIRIRNILQDSEVFSVTIEGLRQGITESVPMVLPDLAAGRNDFEIEVVPLAGETNLKDNLQRLRVWGRESALNVLLIDRSPRWEYRHLKATLERDPHLAVQTFLFESDPAFAVEDRTALNRLPKSLAAIDAVILGDVDFKFLDSTFVEELQRFVQEQGGGLLLLSAATSLGSLDMSSGLAEMHPAVEQSGEASERKPMQIIVTAEGKAQGVLPVGTDPDQLGQLPLIYPEFKMYSAKPAAIPLLQGVNSAQAGQMLPLILSMRYGKGVILQHLFDDSWRWRPVANGEFYRKVWAQMIRNLCRRKLLDQLPPLELLTDQDEYRPYESIQVRLLDRKAKYQTLDSVIVELKADSESAQSMTLKRTQLPFDGFASTIEKLDPGEYSVSFDSREEGVGTIRTRFRVLDSDPEEEYIPMNESLLRSLSESTNGAFLYPWEIDSILEQLPERKLTGYSETRLIPLWNRSEILIVFIIAMSIEWIFRRRAGLD, translated from the coding sequence GTGAGCAGACCTTTTGACTCTTTTTTGACTTGGTACTTCGACCTCCCCGTGAATGGGGAAGAGGGCGGGATTCAACGTCTTTGGAGGTTGGAAGCGGCCTGGAACTGGCAAACAGCACATGTGCTGATTCTTGCAGCCTGTCTGCTGTGGGTCGGAATTTGGCTGGTCAACGTCATGGCCCGGCACCAATCTCGACTCGTTCGAGTTTTTCTCTTTTCGAATCGGCTTCTGATCATCTTTCTGGTGGCATTGCTCATTCTGCAAGTTCGTCTGAAAACCGTGGCATACGGACAGCCGAAATTGACTCTTTTGGTAGATACCTCTGGCAGCATGTCGCTCACAGATCGATATTCTGCGGAAGATCTGAAGAAGCTGCAAAGCATCGGCGTCTCACGACCGAATCGACCTCGCATCGAAATTCTAAAAGACTTTCTGACGAAGAACTCGAACAGCTGGTTGGATCGGGCAATCAGTCGGTATGAATTAGAACTACTCACTTTCGACTCACGTCTTCATCTGCATCAGGGGAAGGGACCAATTCCGGTTGCCCAAAGGGAATTACTTTTTAAATCGGTGCCGGAACGACTTTCGAAATTCAGAGCAACGGGGGCAACAACGGACTTTGTCCAAACGCTGGACGAGTTGGCACGAATCCAACGCGACCGCCCTTCAGCAGCGATCGTATTGCTCTCTGATGGAAATCCGACAGCACATAGTTCGTCGGCTTTGGTGAAAACGGAAAAGACTTTCAGCCGACTTCGAATTCCTGTTTATGCGGTGGGCATTGGAAGTCGTCGCAGTACGGGCGACCTGGCTATCACGAGAACGGACCTTGAGCCCGTCGGTTTTGCAGGGGAAGATCATCCACTGACAGTTTCATTGGAAGCGAATCAAGACGTGAAGGTTCCGGTGACAATTCGAATTCGAAACATTCTTCAGGATTCCGAAGTTTTCAGCGTGACCATCGAAGGACTTCGTCAAGGAATTACGGAGAGTGTTCCAATGGTCCTGCCTGATCTTGCTGCTGGGAGAAATGATTTCGAGATTGAAGTCGTCCCCTTGGCAGGAGAGACAAATCTTAAGGACAACCTGCAGCGACTCCGGGTTTGGGGGCGCGAATCCGCTCTCAATGTTCTTCTGATTGACCGAAGTCCTCGGTGGGAGTACCGACACTTAAAAGCGACATTGGAAAGGGACCCACATCTTGCAGTTCAAACATTCCTGTTTGAAAGTGATCCAGCTTTCGCTGTTGAAGACCGAACTGCGTTGAACCGCTTGCCGAAATCATTGGCGGCAATTGATGCTGTCATTCTTGGTGATGTCGATTTCAAATTCCTTGACTCGACCTTTGTCGAGGAACTTCAACGATTTGTTCAGGAGCAAGGTGGAGGGCTTTTACTTCTCTCTGCGGCGACATCTCTCGGTTCGTTAGACATGTCATCGGGGTTGGCTGAAATGCACCCAGCTGTCGAGCAATCGGGCGAAGCGTCGGAGAGAAAGCCGATGCAAATCATCGTCACCGCTGAAGGAAAAGCTCAGGGAGTTTTGCCTGTGGGGACCGATCCGGATCAACTTGGTCAACTTCCACTCATCTATCCTGAGTTCAAAATGTACTCTGCTAAGCCCGCTGCGATCCCGTTATTGCAAGGAGTCAATTCCGCGCAAGCAGGTCAGATGCTCCCTTTGATTCTCTCGATGCGATACGGAAAAGGAGTCATTCTCCAGCATCTCTTTGATGACAGTTGGAGGTGGAGACCGGTCGCGAACGGGGAGTTTTATCGAAAGGTCTGGGCTCAAATGATTCGCAATCTGTGTCGCCGAAAATTGCTGGATCAGCTTCCGCCTCTCGAACTTTTGACCGATCAAGACGAGTACCGGCCTTACGAATCAATTCAAGTCCGACTGCTTGATCGAAAGGCGAAGTATCAAACTCTTGATTCAGTGATCGTTGAACTGAAAGCCGATTCAGAGAGTGCTCAAAGCATGACGCTGAAAAGAACCCAGCTACCTTTTGATGGGTTTGCGAGCACGATCGAGAAGCTCGATCCGGGGGAGTATTCGGTCTCTTTTGATTCCAGAGAAGAAGGTGTTGGCACAATTCGCACCCGTTTTCGCGTCCTCGATTCCGACCCGGAGGAGGAATACATTCCGATGAACGAGAGTCTCTTGCGCTCGTTGTCGGAATCGACGAATGGGGCTTTTTTGTATCCGTGGGAAATTGATTCAATCCTCGAACAACTCCCCGAACGGAAGCTTACCGGATATTCCGAAACAAGATTGATTCCACTTTGGAACCGCTCAGAAATCTTGATCGTGTTCATCATTGCGATGTCCATAGAATGGATATTTCGCCGCCGAGCAGGTCTAGATTAG
- a CDS encoding DUF1643 domain-containing protein, translating into MITRTHTSDDGTVSHAVYTDCERYRYVLTRQWEESSCNRAVFIGLNPSTATEYQNDPTVARCINYAKAWGHDSMTMLNAFAFRSTDPKGLKTIDDPVGPANDRYILKQCREASQIILCWGTHAEHLNRGLNLLAKLNKLDLELSCLKITKHGHPSHPLYLKKSLLPLPYAPERTLSSSD; encoded by the coding sequence ATGATCACTCGCACACATACCTCTGACGATGGAACTGTCAGCCATGCGGTCTACACCGACTGTGAACGCTATCGCTATGTGCTGACACGACAATGGGAAGAGTCAAGCTGCAATCGAGCGGTCTTTATTGGTTTAAATCCATCAACTGCGACGGAATACCAAAACGATCCGACAGTCGCGCGGTGTATCAACTACGCGAAAGCCTGGGGGCACGATTCGATGACAATGCTGAACGCATTTGCATTCCGATCGACTGATCCCAAAGGGCTCAAAACTATTGACGATCCAGTCGGCCCGGCGAATGATCGCTACATCCTGAAACAATGCCGCGAAGCCAGCCAAATCATCCTCTGTTGGGGAACTCACGCAGAGCACCTGAACCGCGGCCTCAATCTTCTCGCAAAACTCAACAAGCTTGACCTTGAACTCAGCTGCCTGAAAATCACCAAGCATGGTCATCCTTCACACCCACTCTACCTGAAAAAAAGCCTGCTGCCGCTCCCATATGCCCCTGAAAGAACACTCAGCTCCTCAGACTGA
- a CDS encoding agmatine deiminase family protein: MSDHQNPLSLGFRMPAEWEPQEAIWLSWPHSLETWPGAFEPVPHIFAEIARHIAESQLVRINVNNESMADEVRQLLNNVKTNIENVRFHLNPTNDAWVRDHGPIYLVRSENQQTERAISNWGYNSWGGKYPPFDFDNAIPKRISEEFQEFAFSPGMILEGGSIDVNGSGTLLTTTSCLLNKNRNPGLSQSEIETRLKNFLGVNKILWLGEGIVGDDTDGHIDDITRFVSSNVIVTAIEENASDENYSPLQQNRELLQGMTDLEGNSFDIVNLPMPDPVYFEKERLPASYANFLICNSKVLVPTYRCEKDQTAIGILAELFPDRTVVGIDCTDLVWGLGAIHCLTQQQPSADSIFPL; encoded by the coding sequence ATGAGCGATCATCAAAATCCTTTGTCTTTAGGCTTCCGAATGCCTGCGGAATGGGAACCGCAAGAGGCAATCTGGCTTTCGTGGCCTCATTCTCTGGAAACCTGGCCCGGCGCGTTCGAGCCGGTTCCGCACATTTTCGCTGAGATTGCGAGGCACATCGCTGAGTCGCAACTCGTGCGAATTAATGTCAACAACGAATCGATGGCGGATGAGGTTCGGCAGTTGCTGAACAATGTGAAAACGAACATTGAGAACGTTCGCTTTCATCTCAACCCGACCAACGATGCCTGGGTTCGTGACCACGGGCCGATTTATCTTGTACGCTCCGAAAATCAACAAACAGAACGGGCGATTTCGAATTGGGGTTACAATTCCTGGGGAGGAAAGTACCCACCCTTCGATTTCGACAATGCAATTCCAAAACGAATTTCAGAAGAGTTTCAGGAGTTCGCATTTTCGCCCGGTATGATCCTCGAAGGAGGCTCGATTGATGTCAATGGTTCTGGCACACTGCTGACCACGACCTCTTGCTTGCTCAACAAAAACCGCAACCCGGGTCTGTCGCAATCGGAAATTGAGACTCGACTCAAGAACTTCCTCGGAGTCAATAAAATTCTTTGGCTCGGTGAAGGAATCGTAGGTGACGACACTGACGGACACATTGACGACATTACACGTTTTGTCTCTTCCAACGTCATCGTGACAGCAATTGAAGAGAACGCTTCCGATGAAAATTACTCTCCGCTTCAACAGAATCGAGAGTTATTGCAAGGAATGACCGATCTCGAAGGGAACTCGTTCGACATTGTCAACTTGCCAATGCCCGATCCCGTTTACTTCGAAAAAGAACGCCTTCCCGCGAGTTACGCGAATTTTCTAATCTGCAATTCAAAGGTTCTCGTGCCGACGTATCGATGCGAGAAAGACCAAACTGCAATCGGAATCCTTGCTGAACTCTTTCCCGATCGTACGGTCGTCGGCATTGACTGTACCGACCTGGTTTGGGGACTGGGAGCAATTCATTGCCTGACGCAACAACAACCGTCGGCCGATTCCATTTTCCCTTTGTAA
- the guaB gene encoding IMP dehydrogenase: MQDRILETGVTFDDVLLVPAYSELMPGEVDVSSKLTRNISVSMPIVSSPMDTVTESDMAIAMAQEGGIGIIHKNLPVEQQAMEVDRVKRSEHGVIVDPVTLPPSMRVAEAVELMDSRNIGGVPITDDSGKLKGILTRRDLRFLESGETPISEVMTKENLVTAREDTDLKSAERILRENKVEKLLLVDDQFHLKGLITIKDIDKNLRFPRANKDSRGRLRVGAAVGVFDEERAEQLINSGVDVLVVDSAHGHSKNVIDTVRSIKSRWEIDVIAGNIATYEGAKALLDAGADGIKVGIGPGSICTTRVISGVGVPQLTAVSGAAKAVAGTDVPLIADGGVRYSGDITKALAAGGFTVMLGGLLAGLDESPGELILYQGRRFKRYRGMGSLGAMVNGSSERYRQSLSEEEGRGTPKLVPEGVEGRVPYKGPLSSLLYQLVGGLRAGMGYLGVRSINDLRTEARFLRVSAATVRENHPHDIAITQEAPNYSTEHSSGELT; this comes from the coding sequence ATGCAAGATCGAATCCTTGAAACTGGCGTGACCTTTGACGATGTCTTACTGGTTCCAGCATATAGCGAACTGATGCCAGGAGAGGTTGATGTTTCTTCGAAACTGACTCGGAACATCTCTGTGAGCATGCCGATTGTGTCCAGCCCGATGGATACTGTCACCGAAAGTGATATGGCGATTGCCATGGCTCAAGAAGGTGGAATCGGCATCATTCACAAGAACCTTCCGGTTGAGCAACAGGCGATGGAAGTCGATCGTGTGAAACGAAGTGAGCATGGAGTGATCGTTGATCCGGTCACTTTACCTCCATCAATGCGAGTCGCCGAAGCAGTGGAATTGATGGACTCTCGCAACATTGGCGGAGTGCCGATCACGGACGACTCGGGGAAGCTCAAAGGAATTTTGACTCGTCGGGATTTACGTTTTCTGGAATCGGGTGAGACTCCGATCTCAGAAGTGATGACGAAGGAAAATCTCGTGACCGCCCGTGAAGATACGGACTTAAAGAGTGCCGAACGAATTCTTCGCGAGAACAAAGTCGAGAAACTTCTACTTGTTGACGATCAATTCCATCTCAAGGGGCTGATCACTATTAAGGACATCGATAAAAATCTGCGTTTCCCACGAGCGAACAAAGATTCCCGTGGAAGGCTTCGCGTCGGAGCAGCGGTTGGCGTTTTTGATGAAGAGCGAGCCGAACAACTGATCAATTCCGGAGTCGATGTTCTCGTCGTCGACAGTGCTCATGGGCACTCGAAAAATGTCATCGATACCGTGAGAAGCATCAAATCTCGCTGGGAGATTGATGTCATCGCAGGAAATATCGCCACATATGAGGGTGCCAAAGCCTTGCTCGATGCCGGAGCGGACGGAATTAAAGTTGGAATTGGACCCGGTTCAATTTGTACAACACGAGTGATTTCTGGAGTTGGTGTTCCACAACTGACGGCTGTCTCGGGAGCTGCGAAAGCGGTCGCTGGAACCGATGTTCCTCTGATCGCTGATGGTGGCGTTCGCTACAGTGGAGATATCACAAAAGCCCTTGCTGCTGGAGGGTTTACAGTGATGTTGGGTGGGCTCCTTGCAGGGCTGGATGAAAGCCCGGGCGAACTGATTCTTTATCAGGGAAGACGATTCAAGAGATACCGTGGCATGGGATCGTTGGGGGCCATGGTAAATGGCAGTAGTGAGCGATATCGGCAAAGCTTGAGTGAAGAAGAGGGCCGTGGAACGCCGAAATTAGTACCAGAAGGTGTTGAGGGACGCGTACCTTACAAGGGACCTCTCAGCAGCTTGTTATATCAGCTCGTAGGAGGGCTACGTGCCGGGATGGGATATCTCGGGGTCCGATCGATCAATGATCTTCGGACAGAGGCTCGATTCCTGCGAGTGTCGGCGGCAACGGTGAGGGAGAACCATCCGCATGACATTGCCATCACGCAAGAAGCACCAAACTATTCAACCGAACACTCTTCTGGCGAGCTTACTTGA
- the rsmA gene encoding 16S rRNA (adenine(1518)-N(6)/adenine(1519)-N(6))-dimethyltransferase RsmA translates to MSEAQERQTRSHLMRKFKEHGFHPRTHLGQNFLIDINIVEYVVRSAELTRDDVVLEIGAGTGGMTTFMAREAGHVISVEVDRDMHSLATHAIAPYDNVTLLLTDALKNKNHFSPLVLDEIEKQLAVSPNRRLKLIANLPYSIATPVVSNLVATELPWIRMVVTIQYELGLRMQARERQSHYGALSVWLQSQCDVEMIKQLGPTVFWPRPKVDSAIMLITPNAEKREKIKDRAFFHSFARRLFGYRRKFIRSVLVGMFRKELTKPQVDEVLAEMEIEHNVRAEQLKTPTIVEMATRFQDKIAAVAALDEQ, encoded by the coding sequence ATGTCCGAAGCTCAAGAAAGACAAACACGATCTCATTTGATGCGGAAATTCAAAGAGCATGGGTTTCATCCACGAACCCATCTTGGGCAAAATTTTCTAATCGACATAAACATTGTTGAATATGTCGTGCGGTCTGCTGAACTGACCCGTGATGATGTCGTTCTGGAAATTGGTGCTGGTACTGGGGGAATGACAACCTTTATGGCGCGCGAAGCGGGGCATGTCATTTCGGTCGAAGTGGATCGTGATATGCATTCACTGGCGACTCACGCCATCGCCCCATATGACAACGTCACACTTTTGCTCACAGATGCACTCAAGAATAAGAATCACTTTTCACCTCTCGTTCTGGATGAAATTGAGAAACAACTTGCCGTTTCGCCAAATAGACGGCTCAAGCTGATTGCGAACCTGCCTTACAGCATCGCCACTCCTGTCGTTTCGAATCTGGTTGCGACCGAACTTCCCTGGATTCGGATGGTCGTTACGATTCAGTACGAACTCGGATTGCGAATGCAAGCCCGTGAGCGCCAGTCTCACTATGGCGCATTATCGGTTTGGCTTCAGTCGCAATGTGATGTCGAGATGATCAAGCAGCTTGGACCAACAGTCTTCTGGCCACGACCAAAGGTCGACTCAGCCATCATGTTGATCACTCCCAATGCGGAGAAGCGAGAAAAGATCAAAGACCGAGCATTCTTCCACAGTTTTGCTCGCCGCCTGTTTGGTTATCGACGGAAATTTATACGCAGCGTGCTCGTCGGGATGTTTCGAAAAGAACTGACAAAGCCACAAGTCGACGAGGTTCTCGCTGAGATGGAGATTGAACACAACGTTCGGGCTGAACAACTCAAGACTCCCACAATTGTCGAAATGGCAACTCGATTTCAAGACAAAATTGCGGCAGTAGCTGCTCTTGATGAGCAATAG
- the fabF gene encoding beta-ketoacyl-ACP synthase II — protein MRRRVVVTGIGCVTPLGNDVDSTWDSLKAGKSGIDYITHFDASGFPTKFASEVKEFQLGDYIDNPERFQHAGRNIRFAIGAAVQAMKSSGLEIENEKFDPTRFGVYLGAGEGQQDFFLFMQLIANAQKNGEFDMEQFTREGLERLNPNEEREQEPNMPAGHLASIFNAQGPNLNCLTACAASSQAIGEASEIIRQGDADIMMSGGAHSMIHPFGVTGFNLLTALSTRNDNPQAASRPFDKERDGFVLGEGSGILILEELEHAQARGAQILGEIAGYGSTADAYRITDIHPEGRGGTGAIKMALKDAGINTDDVDYINAHGTSTAVNDKVETLAIKQALGQDAYKTPVSSTKSMMGHLIAAAGSAEAIVCLLTMQDDIVPPTINYSTPDPNCDLDYIPNELRERKVDHALSNSFGFGGQNISLILSRFNG, from the coding sequence ATGCGTAGACGTGTTGTCGTCACCGGAATAGGTTGTGTTACTCCACTCGGAAACGATGTGGATTCAACTTGGGATTCACTAAAAGCAGGCAAGAGTGGGATTGACTATATCACACACTTTGATGCCTCTGGATTTCCGACGAAATTCGCTTCTGAGGTGAAGGAGTTTCAGCTCGGAGATTACATCGATAATCCCGAACGATTTCAGCATGCCGGGCGAAACATTCGTTTTGCGATCGGAGCCGCTGTTCAGGCGATGAAGTCTTCAGGCCTGGAAATTGAAAATGAAAAATTCGACCCAACCCGATTCGGAGTTTATCTGGGGGCGGGAGAAGGTCAGCAGGACTTCTTTCTGTTCATGCAGCTCATTGCCAATGCGCAGAAAAACGGTGAATTCGACATGGAGCAGTTCACCAGAGAAGGTCTCGAACGACTCAACCCAAATGAAGAACGAGAACAGGAACCGAACATGCCTGCCGGTCACTTGGCGAGTATCTTCAACGCTCAGGGACCGAACCTGAATTGCTTGACTGCTTGTGCTGCTTCGAGTCAGGCGATCGGTGAAGCAAGCGAGATTATCCGCCAGGGTGACGCAGATATCATGATGTCTGGCGGAGCACACAGTATGATTCATCCGTTTGGAGTGACCGGCTTTAATCTGTTGACGGCACTTTCAACACGGAATGACAATCCTCAAGCCGCCTCACGGCCGTTTGATAAGGAACGTGATGGGTTTGTTCTTGGCGAAGGCTCCGGGATTCTGATTCTGGAAGAGCTTGAACATGCACAGGCACGGGGAGCTCAGATCCTGGGTGAGATCGCTGGGTACGGCTCTACAGCTGATGCTTACCGAATTACCGATATCCACCCCGAGGGACGTGGAGGAACCGGAGCGATCAAAATGGCATTGAAGGATGCCGGGATCAACACCGACGACGTTGACTACATCAACGCACACGGAACAAGCACCGCAGTCAATGATAAAGTCGAAACGCTGGCGATTAAGCAGGCTCTCGGACAGGACGCTTACAAGACGCCGGTCTCGAGTACGAAAAGTATGATGGGGCACTTGATTGCCGCAGCTGGTAGTGCGGAGGCGATTGTCTGTTTGCTGACGATGCAAGATGACATCGTTCCCCCGACCATCAACTATTCGACACCCGATCCGAACTGCGATCTTGATTACATTCCCAATGAATTGAGAGAGCGGAAAGTTGATCATGCACTCTCGAACAGCTTTGGCTTTGGTGGCCAGAACATCTCATTGATCCTATCTCGATTTAACGGATAG
- a CDS encoding cysteine desulfurase family protein, with protein MIYLDNNATTPVAAEVMEEMQRVATFAFGNPGSRHLAGRKARQVLEESRETIAALLDAQPSEVFFTSGGTESSNLAIFGLTVGRSGSVVLPPGEHPATTEAFKRLIQRGCRKQPLKLTNVGQIEQASLDSVEWSDVVLATALVAHNETGTVLDLSSLTALCEEHRVPLHLDAVQAAGKIPVSFRDSGAATLSIGAHKFYGPRGIGALLVREGVKVFPQLVGGHQENGKRAGTEPVMLAAGMAKALSMCCADLQERTAHQAKLRDHLQRGLAESCSPVFINGDENSRLPNTLNIAFPGCDADALLVALDLSGICCSHGSACASGSAEPAPILVGMNCPPEVYQSSLRFSVGGQNSLDEIAETVQLVSGAVKRLRASQ; from the coding sequence ATGATTTATCTTGACAATAACGCCACAACGCCTGTCGCTGCCGAAGTGATGGAGGAAATGCAACGTGTGGCGACGTTCGCGTTTGGAAATCCTGGAAGTCGACATCTCGCTGGGCGAAAAGCGAGGCAAGTTCTGGAAGAGTCTCGAGAGACAATTGCAGCCTTGCTTGATGCTCAGCCGAGTGAGGTTTTCTTCACCAGCGGCGGAACGGAATCGTCCAATCTCGCAATTTTTGGATTGACCGTCGGACGCAGCGGGTCTGTGGTTCTTCCTCCGGGGGAACATCCAGCGACGACGGAAGCCTTCAAGCGATTGATTCAACGAGGTTGCCGAAAGCAACCATTGAAGCTGACGAACGTCGGTCAAATTGAGCAAGCTTCACTTGATTCCGTGGAGTGGTCGGATGTGGTTTTGGCGACTGCGCTGGTTGCTCATAATGAAACCGGTACGGTGCTGGACCTATCTTCTTTGACAGCGCTCTGCGAAGAACATCGAGTTCCATTGCACTTGGATGCAGTGCAGGCAGCAGGGAAAATCCCGGTTTCATTTCGTGATTCAGGTGCGGCGACGCTGTCGATCGGAGCGCATAAGTTCTATGGGCCACGCGGGATCGGCGCATTGCTTGTGCGTGAAGGAGTGAAGGTCTTCCCGCAACTCGTTGGTGGGCATCAGGAAAATGGAAAACGTGCTGGAACAGAGCCCGTAATGCTTGCTGCGGGAATGGCGAAAGCACTGTCGATGTGCTGTGCAGATTTGCAAGAACGAACTGCTCACCAAGCCAAGCTCAGAGACCATTTGCAAAGAGGCTTGGCAGAAAGTTGCTCTCCCGTTTTCATCAATGGTGATGAGAATTCACGTTTGCCGAACACACTCAATATCGCCTTCCCCGGATGTGATGCCGATGCCTTACTTGTCGCATTGGACTTAAGCGGAATCTGTTGTTCACACGGTAGTGCTTGTGCCAGCGGCTCAGCAGAGCCTGCTCCCATTTTGGTGGGAATGAACTGCCCGCCTGAGGTGTATCAGTCGTCGTTACGTTTTTCTGTTGGGGGGCAAAACAGTCTGGATGAAATTGCAGAGACGGTTCAATTAGTCAGCGGTGCGGTGAAACGTTTACGAGCATCTCAATGA
- a CDS encoding sugar transferase: MSSQAVLPPSPSPANSSKSQNLPTPTDKNPLQDIIELAGIDELPDVWWVTDLKNESPRIDVRCLSESTRLGKRLLDLFVSATLLVLLLPVMIIVGVLVKLTSPGPMIFKQVRVGLNLRRTGSDRRKLSDEESSTEDRRNAPSDRRVKFAYGQHFTIYKFRTMRNDAEKNGAQFAVQGDARITGIGKFLRKTRLDELPQLINVLRGEMSLVGPRPERPEFMAELSEEIPYYLDRLGLKPGLTGVAQIINGYDNEIDSFRRKAAFDLYYLQNCSVWNDFKILVRTVKVVLSGSGAL, encoded by the coding sequence ATGAGCAGCCAAGCCGTACTTCCTCCCTCGCCTTCCCCGGCCAACTCTTCAAAAAGTCAGAATCTGCCCACTCCGACAGACAAGAATCCGCTTCAAGATATCATTGAATTAGCTGGAATCGATGAGCTCCCAGATGTCTGGTGGGTCACAGATCTTAAAAACGAATCACCGCGAATCGATGTTCGCTGCCTCTCCGAATCGACGCGATTGGGAAAACGATTGCTCGATCTCTTCGTGTCAGCCACTCTCCTCGTCCTCCTTCTTCCAGTGATGATCATCGTTGGAGTGCTTGTGAAACTGACCTCTCCCGGCCCAATGATTTTCAAGCAAGTTCGAGTCGGACTCAATCTGCGTCGCACGGGGTCTGACCGCAGAAAACTGTCCGATGAAGAGAGCTCCACAGAAGACCGACGGAATGCACCTTCTGACAGGAGGGTCAAATTTGCGTACGGTCAGCATTTTACGATCTACAAGTTTCGAACGATGCGAAACGATGCGGAAAAAAATGGAGCCCAGTTCGCTGTCCAAGGGGACGCACGCATCACAGGAATCGGAAAATTTTTGCGTAAAACCCGGCTCGACGAGTTGCCACAATTGATCAACGTCTTGCGAGGGGAAATGTCACTTGTTGGCCCTCGCCCAGAGCGGCCAGAGTTCATGGCTGAACTGTCAGAAGAGATCCCGTATTACCTTGACCGCTTGGGACTCAAACCAGGACTCACCGGTGTTGCTCAAATCATCAATGGCTACGACAACGAAATCGACAGCTTCCGCCGTAAAGCCGCTTTCGACTTATACTATCTACAGAACTGCTCCGTTTGGAATGACTTCAAAATCCTAGTCCGCACCGTCAAAGTCGTCTTAAGCGGAAGTGGAGCCCTGTAG